A stretch of the Archangium violaceum genome encodes the following:
- a CDS encoding ADYC domain-containing protein, with translation MPFLTSRSCTLLMALALLPLGWEAAEASELSPPPTNSGNGARPHGTGAFENLNIPFSGAQDITPSSACDWSTLSLHKGVFRGMRQDMSGCMPTKEDLVGVRFFAPFGGQTVELTLQEVAVHTNVLDGTISSEVPFRFRVGWRLGQQSGQLCSTTNGFALAVPYAWTNTGEPMLPTYSTHFTFACIPDPGDNSTYGGILEKGGVIAKCIDWGYPPWSVNKTVIIKGEEKPYAGQDALDFHQTCVRMAMADYCSEGAPNTLDGSPMAFADMKGVLSFSPSPLLTQGGTLHPEPSQKGYYLEAVWGFRDDYRGVTPLCLGKRRWETLSLRGACLNSIGPIKKTYDAIGVTHITRPLDLSICENWDINRLKASEALLFSYSPFLDKALVRFRQSSSYPLFLTTSSVVLVNPGPSHLGYRPNLDERDGVPDPSNFGIYQEGGLEQNKVEGSIFSKNIPSSLLWQLKLKPLYQCTLGPSSFILTDDNHCELPLDQSPLSVRVEGFIYAPDDPVVDEERIPLYLWWNENKSAYVTSTEQPPQFYAPERRRLLGYLPPLRVLADLALQANP, from the coding sequence ATGCCTTTCCTCACCTCGAGGTCATGCACGTTGCTGATGGCGCTCGCCTTGCTGCCGCTCGGCTGGGAGGCGGCGGAAGCCTCGGAGCTTTCTCCGCCGCCGACGAACAGTGGCAACGGCGCGCGGCCGCATGGCACTGGCGCCTTCGAAAACCTCAACATCCCGTTCAGCGGAGCCCAGGACATCACGCCCTCGAGCGCTTGCGACTGGAGCACCCTCTCCCTCCACAAAGGCGTCTTCAGGGGGATGCGGCAAGACATGAGTGGGTGCATGCCGACGAAGGAGGACCTCGTGGGCGTGAGGTTCTTCGCGCCCTTTGGGGGGCAGACGGTGGAGCTCACCCTCCAGGAGGTCGCCGTTCACACCAACGTCCTCGATGGGACGATTTCCAGTGAGGTCCCCTTCCGGTTCCGGGTGGGATGGAGGCTGGGGCAGCAATCCGGACAGCTGTGCTCGACGACGAATGGGTTCGCGCTGGCGGTTCCCTACGCCTGGACGAACACGGGCGAGCCGATGCTTCCCACGTACTCCACCCACTTCACCTTCGCCTGCATTCCCGATCCCGGGGACAACTCGACCTATGGGGGGATCCTCGAGAAGGGCGGAGTCATCGCCAAGTGTATCGACTGGGGCTACCCGCCCTGGAGCGTGAACAAGACCGTCATCATCAAGGGGGAGGAGAAACCCTACGCGGGCCAGGATGCGCTCGACTTCCACCAGACGTGCGTGCGCATGGCCATGGCGGACTACTGCTCCGAGGGAGCGCCCAACACCCTCGATGGCTCGCCCATGGCCTTCGCCGACATGAAAGGCGTCCTCTCGTTCTCTCCATCCCCCCTGCTGACCCAAGGGGGGACGCTTCACCCGGAACCCTCCCAGAAGGGCTATTACCTCGAGGCCGTCTGGGGATTCAGGGATGACTATCGCGGGGTCACGCCGCTGTGTCTGGGCAAGAGGCGTTGGGAGACCTTGTCGCTTCGTGGCGCGTGCCTCAACTCCATCGGCCCCATCAAGAAGACGTACGACGCCATTGGGGTCACCCACATCACGCGTCCTCTCGATCTGAGCATCTGCGAGAACTGGGACATCAACAGGCTGAAGGCCAGCGAGGCCCTGCTGTTCTCGTACTCACCGTTCCTCGACAAGGCGCTCGTGCGGTTCCGCCAGAGCTCGAGCTACCCCCTCTTCCTGACGACCTCCTCCGTGGTTCTGGTGAATCCGGGCCCGAGCCATCTTGGCTACAGGCCGAACCTGGATGAGCGGGATGGGGTGCCAGATCCATCGAACTTCGGCATCTACCAGGAAGGCGGCCTGGAACAGAACAAGGTGGAGGGCTCGATCTTCAGCAAGAACATTCCCTCCTCCCTTCTCTGGCAGCTGAAGCTCAAGCCCCTCTACCAATGCACGCTCGGTCCTTCAAGCTTCATCCTCACCGATGACAACCACTGCGAGTTGCCCCTCGACCAATCTCCCCTCTCGGTGCGAGTCGAGGGGTTCATCTACGCCCCGGACGATCCTGTCGTCGACGAGGAGCGGATTCCCCTCTACCTGTGGTGGAACGAGAACAAGAGTGCCTATGTGACCTCGACCGAACAGCCGCCCCAGTTCTACGCTCCCGAGAGGAGAAGACTGCTCGGGTATCTTCCGCCTCTGAGGGTGCTCGCCGACCTGGCCCTGCAGGCCAACCCGTAG
- a CDS encoding bifunctional serine/threonine-protein kinase/formylglycine-generating enzyme family protein — protein sequence MTAWRPPGMFEEYRLLRPLGRGSMGEVYLAQDTVLDRPVAVKFIASEMPDEAQRERFRTEARAIARVQHPNVVAVHRVGEVQRHPYLVSEFVRGESLERLPRPLSWQRVLAIGIGLARGLAAAHRRGVLHRDIKPANVMLSEEGELKLLDFGVAKLLDVAGGLAEPRLSAPLSTSSWGPSGDSGTGQDTVDLEETSRPPALAATAPSGPPPENLPAPVTGLVGTPLYLAPEIWRGESATPRSDLYSLGVLLYELCSGTLPHMESTLRALSGAVQHQPAAPLVQVAPQVEPAFAAIIDRCLSREPADRFASAEALREALEALQENTRGHEDASERPYPGLHTFSARDRATFFGRASEARVVLERLRAEPLVVVAGDSGAGKSSLCRAGVVPRVAEGALGPGGMWAVCELLPGRRPLASLAAVLAPLLGSQESELLEVLRQEPAALGRRVRMQEGPRGVLVFVDQLEEVLTLAAAEDAECFAQALGGLAGCGPRLRVLATVRGDFLARMAALPGLGEALSGGLYLLRHLDEAGLREAIVAPARARGFRFESERMVEELVAAGRTEGGLPLLQFALAELWERRDPGRRVVPAEALVAWGGVEGALARHADGVLAGLRPGQREAARKLLLRLVLSEGTRARRPRSELLGEAGWEQEEARVALEALVHGRLVVAREAAGEQGTATYELAHEALVRGWDTLRGWLAGSEEQRVLRQRLERACAEWQRLGGTNELLWSGRQLEEAERLDEESLSPAEASFLRDSRRAVWRRRLVRIGAALLLPLTAAGVYGGLELKSWREREQGVTRSLAAARLSVAKARERGGAAEESRRQSLEIFDTYDWADAEPSWARTLALAEEGELHYAEATRQLEAALLRDSHRPELRYHLSEVLYERILLAERHRHSPELLEELKRRLPQVDDTREFRRRLEAPAHLNVESEPGGAQVLLERAEDEQGRLRWSTPRPLGTTPLEDVELPAGSYRLTLQRPDRPPVLYPVLLGRDERHTARVPMPASVPEGFVYVPPGRFLLGSGDPEIIRLNLVPTRPLHEAATEGFLIARHEVTYAEWLTFLRTLPPAERARHRPHGTNYFGTIEVRERRDGSWEFLLEHEGNTYRVREGKRLRYLDRTLRAEQDWLRFPVSGISWEDVRAYLGWLDRTGRLRGARPCNEREWERAARGADGRDYPHGNRLEPDDANFDATYGRRSRAFGPDEVGSHPASDSPFGVADLAGNVWEWMVTPTSPPLAAYGGGCFYQDKLTARGLNHGDADPQMRWPFVGLRVCAPAPAP from the coding sequence ATGACGGCCTGGCGGCCGCCCGGCATGTTCGAGGAATACCGTCTGCTCCGGCCGCTCGGCCGGGGTTCCATGGGAGAGGTGTACCTCGCCCAGGACACGGTGCTCGACCGTCCGGTCGCGGTGAAGTTCATCGCCAGTGAGATGCCGGACGAGGCTCAGCGCGAGCGGTTCCGCACCGAGGCGCGCGCCATCGCCCGTGTGCAGCACCCCAATGTGGTGGCGGTCCACCGCGTGGGAGAGGTGCAACGCCACCCCTACCTCGTCTCGGAGTTCGTGCGCGGCGAGAGCCTGGAGCGGTTGCCCCGGCCCTTGTCCTGGCAGCGCGTGCTGGCGATCGGCATCGGCCTGGCGCGCGGGCTGGCGGCGGCCCACCGGCGAGGCGTGCTGCACCGCGACATCAAGCCCGCGAACGTCATGCTGAGCGAGGAGGGGGAGCTCAAGCTGCTCGACTTCGGCGTGGCCAAGCTGCTGGACGTGGCGGGAGGTCTGGCCGAGCCGAGGCTCTCCGCGCCCCTGTCCACCTCTTCGTGGGGCCCTTCAGGGGACTCGGGCACCGGCCAGGACACGGTGGATCTGGAGGAGACGAGCCGTCCGCCCGCGCTCGCGGCCACGGCCCCCAGTGGCCCCCCGCCAGAGAACCTCCCGGCTCCCGTGACGGGGCTGGTTGGCACGCCGCTCTACCTGGCGCCGGAGATATGGCGGGGCGAATCCGCCACCCCGCGCAGCGATCTGTACTCCCTGGGCGTGCTGCTCTACGAGTTGTGCAGCGGCACCCTGCCGCACATGGAGAGCACCCTGCGGGCGCTGAGCGGCGCCGTGCAGCATCAGCCCGCCGCGCCGCTGGTGCAGGTGGCTCCCCAGGTGGAGCCCGCCTTCGCCGCCATCATCGACCGCTGCCTCTCGCGCGAGCCCGCGGATCGCTTCGCCTCGGCCGAGGCGCTCCGGGAGGCACTCGAGGCGCTGCAGGAGAACACCCGGGGACACGAGGACGCGAGCGAGCGTCCCTACCCGGGATTGCACACCTTCAGCGCCCGGGACCGCGCCACCTTCTTCGGCCGAGCCAGCGAAGCGCGGGTCGTGCTGGAGCGGCTGAGGGCCGAACCGCTGGTCGTGGTGGCGGGGGACTCGGGAGCGGGCAAGTCCTCGCTGTGTCGCGCCGGGGTGGTGCCCCGCGTGGCCGAGGGGGCGCTCGGGCCGGGCGGCATGTGGGCGGTATGCGAGCTGCTCCCGGGACGGAGGCCGCTGGCGTCGTTGGCGGCGGTGCTGGCACCGCTCCTGGGCAGCCAGGAGTCGGAGTTGCTGGAGGTGTTGAGGCAGGAGCCCGCGGCGTTGGGGCGGCGGGTCCGCATGCAGGAGGGCCCCCGCGGAGTGCTCGTGTTCGTCGATCAGCTCGAGGAGGTGCTCACCCTGGCGGCGGCCGAGGATGCCGAGTGTTTCGCCCAGGCGTTGGGAGGACTGGCGGGCTGTGGGCCGAGGCTGCGCGTGCTGGCCACCGTGCGAGGGGACTTCCTGGCGCGCATGGCGGCCCTGCCCGGGCTGGGGGAGGCTCTGTCGGGTGGCTTGTACCTGCTGCGGCACCTGGACGAAGCGGGGCTGCGCGAGGCCATCGTCGCTCCCGCGCGCGCCCGGGGCTTTCGCTTCGAGTCGGAGCGGATGGTGGAGGAGTTGGTGGCCGCCGGACGCACCGAGGGGGGGCTGCCGCTGTTGCAGTTCGCCCTGGCGGAGCTGTGGGAGCGGCGCGATCCCGGGCGCCGGGTGGTGCCGGCCGAGGCGCTGGTGGCCTGGGGTGGGGTGGAGGGGGCGCTGGCGCGTCACGCGGATGGGGTGCTGGCGGGATTGAGGCCCGGGCAGCGGGAGGCGGCGCGGAAGTTGCTGTTGCGTCTGGTGCTATCGGAGGGCACGCGGGCCCGGCGTCCTCGTTCCGAGCTGCTGGGGGAGGCGGGGTGGGAGCAGGAGGAGGCGCGCGTGGCGCTGGAGGCGCTGGTGCACGGCCGCCTGGTGGTGGCCCGCGAGGCCGCGGGAGAGCAGGGGACGGCCACCTATGAGCTGGCGCACGAGGCCCTGGTGCGGGGCTGGGACACGCTGCGCGGCTGGCTGGCGGGGAGCGAGGAGCAGCGTGTGTTGCGGCAGCGGCTCGAGCGGGCCTGTGCCGAGTGGCAGCGGCTGGGCGGGACGAACGAGCTGCTGTGGAGCGGGCGTCAGCTCGAGGAGGCGGAGCGGCTGGACGAGGAGTCATTGAGCCCGGCGGAGGCGTCGTTCCTCCGCGACTCGAGGCGCGCGGTGTGGCGGCGGCGCCTGGTACGGATCGGGGCCGCGCTGCTGTTGCCGCTCACCGCGGCGGGCGTCTACGGAGGGCTCGAGCTGAAGTCGTGGCGGGAGCGCGAGCAGGGCGTGACCCGGTCCCTGGCCGCGGCGCGGCTGTCCGTGGCGAAGGCGCGAGAGCGGGGGGGGGCGGCCGAGGAGTCGCGGCGCCAGTCGCTCGAGATCTTCGACACGTACGACTGGGCCGATGCCGAGCCCTCCTGGGCCAGGACGTTGGCGCTCGCGGAGGAGGGGGAGCTCCATTACGCGGAGGCCACCCGGCAGCTCGAGGCGGCACTGCTGCGCGACAGTCACCGTCCCGAGCTGCGCTACCACCTGTCCGAGGTGCTCTACGAGCGCATCCTCCTGGCCGAGCGCCATCGTCACTCGCCCGAGCTGCTCGAGGAGCTGAAGCGGCGCCTGCCGCAGGTGGATGACACCCGGGAGTTCCGCCGACGCCTGGAGGCGCCGGCCCACCTGAACGTGGAGAGCGAGCCGGGAGGCGCACAGGTGCTGCTCGAGAGGGCCGAGGACGAGCAGGGCCGGCTTCGCTGGTCCACGCCGCGGCCCCTGGGGACGACACCGCTCGAGGACGTGGAGCTTCCCGCGGGTTCCTATCGCCTGACGCTCCAGCGGCCGGACCGTCCCCCCGTGCTCTACCCGGTGCTGCTCGGGCGTGACGAGCGCCACACGGCCCGGGTTCCCATGCCCGCCTCCGTCCCCGAGGGGTTCGTGTACGTGCCTCCGGGCCGCTTCCTCCTGGGCAGCGGCGATCCCGAGATCATCCGGCTCAACCTGGTCCCGACGCGGCCCCTCCACGAAGCGGCCACGGAGGGTTTCCTCATCGCGCGCCACGAGGTCACCTACGCCGAGTGGCTGACCTTCCTGCGCACGTTGCCTCCGGCGGAGCGGGCGAGGCATCGGCCTCACGGTACCAACTACTTCGGCACCATCGAGGTGCGCGAACGGCGCGACGGCTCCTGGGAGTTCCTGCTCGAGCACGAGGGGAACACCTACCGCGTGCGCGAGGGGAAGCGGCTGCGCTACCTGGATCGCACCCTCCGGGCCGAGCAGGACTGGCTGCGCTTCCCCGTCTCCGGCATCTCGTGGGAGGACGTCCGAGCCTATCTGGGCTGGCTGGATCGCACCGGCCGGCTGCGCGGCGCGCGCCCGTGCAACGAGCGTGAGTGGGAGCGGGCCGCTCGGGGGGCGGATGGGCGTGACTACCCGCATGGCAACCGGCTCGAGCCCGATGACGCCAACTTCGATGCCACCTACGGGCGTCGTTCGCGCGCCTTCGGTCCGGACGAGGTGGGCTCGCACCCGGCCTCCGACAGCCCCTTCGGGGTGGCGGACCTGGCGGGCAACGTCTGGGAGTGGATGGTCACCCCCACCTCGCCCCCGTTGGCGGCCTATGGGGGCGGCTGCTTCTACCAGGACAAGCTGACCGCCCGCGGCCTCAACCACGGGGACGCGGATCCCCAGATGCGCTGGCCCTTCGTCGGGCTGCGCGTCTGTGCTCCGGCGCCCGCTCCGTGA
- a CDS encoding sigma 54-interacting transcriptional regulator has translation MYLLVLEGNSSSLRSLPRAGTLRIGRDPSSDIRLEDPSVSRRHAELVVGEGMARLNDLGSHNGARINGERVVGGQVLYSGDVVTLGNVTLVLHGGEGAQPERPSLDEPALRLRLSEELERVLDYERAVSVVVLEPGSSHAPLPELVRALGASLRMMDVVCQAGSALWVLLPELEEEAAEDAAQGFLEVLSPLAPQMRAGLATAPQDGLNADALIAAARAVALAASPGSLRVSDPRLYRLELGERSLVVADAAMVRTYELLRRLAASTLPVLIHGETGSGKENAAWAVHYWSPRVERPFVALNCSAIPESLAESELFGYERGAFSGADKPKAGLLERANGGTLFLDEVAELSLSLQAKLLRALEQKRITRLGDSREREVDLRIVAATHRVLAKEVEAGRFREDLFFRLSAAVVMLPPLRDRPRELPLLARAFLEEACARLGRSPLSLSAGTMGVLSAHSWKGNVRELRNVLEYAAATAPGPILEPSHLPDSLRAPRLEGGGTPAPPAPRSTAPVPHATPAGVSPRAFRPIAEELRELERQRMLEALEATEGVQRHAAQLIGMPLRTFAFKLKKYKIQRKVTLE, from the coding sequence ATGTACCTGCTGGTGCTGGAGGGGAACTCCTCCTCGCTCCGGTCCCTGCCTCGCGCTGGCACCCTGCGCATCGGCCGGGATCCTTCCTCGGACATCCGCTTGGAGGATCCCTCGGTGAGCCGCCGCCACGCGGAGCTGGTGGTGGGCGAGGGGATGGCCCGCCTCAATGATCTCGGCAGCCACAACGGCGCCCGGATCAACGGGGAGCGGGTGGTGGGTGGGCAGGTGCTCTACAGCGGGGACGTGGTGACGCTGGGCAACGTCACCCTCGTGCTTCACGGGGGGGAGGGGGCGCAGCCCGAGCGCCCCTCTTTGGATGAGCCCGCCCTGCGCCTCCGGCTGTCCGAGGAGCTCGAGCGCGTGCTGGACTACGAGCGCGCGGTGAGCGTGGTGGTGCTGGAGCCGGGCTCCTCCCACGCGCCCCTGCCCGAGTTGGTGCGTGCCCTCGGCGCCTCCCTGCGGATGATGGATGTGGTGTGTCAGGCGGGCAGTGCGCTGTGGGTGTTGCTGCCCGAGCTGGAGGAGGAGGCGGCGGAGGACGCGGCCCAGGGGTTCCTGGAGGTGCTCTCCCCGTTGGCTCCCCAGATGCGGGCGGGATTGGCCACCGCGCCCCAGGACGGGCTGAACGCGGACGCGCTCATCGCCGCCGCACGGGCCGTGGCGCTGGCGGCGTCGCCGGGGAGCCTGCGCGTCTCCGATCCCAGGCTCTACCGGCTCGAGCTGGGGGAGCGCTCCCTGGTGGTGGCGGATGCCGCCATGGTGCGCACGTACGAGCTGCTCCGGCGCCTGGCGGCCAGTACGCTCCCCGTCCTCATCCACGGAGAGACGGGCTCGGGCAAGGAGAACGCGGCCTGGGCGGTGCACTACTGGTCGCCGCGCGTGGAGCGGCCCTTCGTGGCGCTCAACTGCTCCGCCATCCCCGAGAGCCTGGCGGAGAGTGAGCTGTTCGGCTACGAGCGGGGCGCCTTCTCCGGCGCGGACAAACCCAAGGCCGGTCTGCTCGAGCGCGCCAATGGTGGCACGCTCTTCCTGGACGAAGTGGCCGAGCTGTCCCTCTCCCTCCAGGCCAAGCTGCTGCGCGCGTTGGAGCAGAAGCGCATCACGCGCCTGGGTGACTCGCGCGAGCGGGAAGTGGACCTGCGGATCGTGGCGGCCACCCACCGGGTGCTCGCGAAGGAGGTGGAGGCGGGCCGCTTCCGAGAGGATCTGTTCTTCCGTCTGTCGGCCGCGGTGGTGATGCTGCCCCCGTTGAGGGATCGGCCCCGGGAGCTGCCCCTGCTGGCGCGCGCGTTCCTCGAGGAGGCGTGTGCCCGGTTGGGGCGCTCGCCCCTGAGCCTCTCCGCGGGCACCATGGGGGTGCTGAGTGCCCATTCCTGGAAGGGAAACGTGCGCGAGCTGAGGAACGTCCTGGAGTACGCGGCCGCCACCGCCCCGGGTCCCATCCTCGAGCCCTCGCACCTGCCGGACTCCCTGCGGGCTCCCAGGCTCGAGGGGGGCGGGACTCCAGCTCCCCCGGCACCACGGTCCACCGCTCCGGTTCCTCACGCCACGCCCGCTGGGGTCTCCCCCCGGGCCTTCCGTCCCATCGCCGAGGAGCTGCGCGAGCTGGAGCGCCAGCGCATGTTGGAGGCGCTGGAGGCGACGGAGGGTGTCCAACGGCACGCGGCCCAGCTCATCGGCATGCCGCTGCGCACCTTTGCCTTCAAGCTCAAGAAGTACAAAATCCAGAGGAAGGTGACTCTGGAATGA
- a CDS encoding LamG domain-containing protein, with the protein MKHLKWTLAAAIAVLLPGMRSEAVPIRVTNGLVGEWKQTIRLLTNELAPDTSGLGQTGNVSGGRASSYGWSSSGMDLSGDKYIRVSNSPSLNFGTGSFTLSAWIRMSDTSRSIKTLIDNRGSDGRGYAFSVYQGNSLLLQLADETGWINYTSDGTVPLVPNRWHHVAVSVDRTSWPVHIAFYIDGYQAGLQTPKMGNINNTDLPFLIGGHKDSSFSRFNDRIDEVLVYNRALPKWEVWNVLNPGRPSFEPSYWNGNDRQGSNNCYNYTNNKATNTFAQPGKASGNQATVMDCAVVRQAAINDGLEPISDYPSTLLNFKSGAALVVAPGYDYHWYRLDENGTWSHKPGGTPATNLDNSGNVITDPRTANRGPYTQFCGFFMIWSDIAEGYGHENIQ; encoded by the coding sequence GTGAAACATCTCAAGTGGACCCTGGCCGCGGCGATCGCGGTCCTGTTGCCCGGCATGAGGAGCGAGGCCGTTCCCATCCGGGTCACCAATGGACTCGTGGGCGAGTGGAAGCAGACCATTCGCCTCCTGACGAACGAGCTCGCACCCGACACGAGTGGTCTGGGGCAGACGGGGAACGTCTCCGGCGGCCGGGCCTCGTCCTACGGTTGGAGCTCCTCGGGAATGGACCTGTCCGGAGACAAATACATCCGGGTGAGCAACTCTCCGTCGCTGAACTTTGGCACGGGAAGCTTCACGCTGTCGGCGTGGATCCGGATGTCCGACACGAGCCGGTCCATCAAGACCCTCATCGACAATCGCGGCTCCGACGGCCGTGGCTACGCGTTCTCGGTCTACCAAGGCAACTCACTCCTTCTCCAGCTGGCCGACGAGACGGGCTGGATCAACTACACCTCCGATGGCACCGTGCCGCTGGTGCCCAATCGCTGGCATCACGTCGCGGTCAGCGTCGATCGCACGTCCTGGCCGGTGCACATCGCCTTCTACATCGACGGGTACCAGGCCGGTCTCCAGACTCCGAAGATGGGGAACATCAACAACACCGACCTGCCGTTCCTGATTGGTGGCCACAAGGACTCGTCCTTCTCCCGGTTCAATGACCGCATCGACGAGGTCCTCGTCTACAACCGCGCGCTGCCCAAGTGGGAGGTGTGGAACGTCCTGAACCCGGGCCGGCCCAGCTTCGAGCCGAGCTACTGGAATGGAAACGACCGGCAGGGCAGCAACAACTGCTACAACTACACCAACAACAAGGCCACCAACACGTTCGCGCAGCCCGGAAAGGCATCGGGAAACCAGGCCACGGTGATGGACTGCGCGGTGGTGCGGCAGGCCGCCATCAACGATGGTCTCGAGCCCATCTCCGACTACCCGAGCACCCTCCTGAACTTCAAGAGTGGCGCCGCCCTGGTGGTCGCGCCGGGGTATGACTATCACTGGTATCGGCTCGACGAGAATGGCACGTGGAGCCACAAGCCCGGTGGCACTCCCGCGACGAACCTCGACAACTCGGGCAATGTGATCACCGATCCGCGGACCGCGAACCGGGGCCCCTACACGCAGTTCTGCGGCTTCTTCATGATCTGGTCGGACATCGCCGAAGGCTACGGCCACGAGAACATCCAGTAG
- a CDS encoding family 2B encapsulin nanocompartment shell protein, whose translation MANTMNTGSGGGDVEQRQMSLGTDAARQLATTTKSRPQMLGISPRWLLRMLPWVEVPGGVYRVNRRLTYSVGDGRLSFSNVGARVEVIPQELRELPLLREVEDAEVLSALAARFVQREFKPGERIVEAGQPAEQVILLAHGKAQKVGWGQYGDEVLLETLADGDHLGDMSVVESNDQWKFTVKALTPCTVMMLPQRVFEELIKQSAVLSAHVDRLKERLSKPQDKAGQAAIQLAAGHHGEPELPGTFVDYDLEPREYELSLAQTLLKVHTRVADVFNGPMNQVGEQVRLTIEALRERQEDEMINNRDFGLLHNADLKQRIHARSGPPTPDDLDDLLSRRKKSRFFLAHPRTISAFGQECTRRGLYPPIVEVEGRKFIGWRGVPLLPCDKIPISEYGTTSILVLRTGKDDQGVIGLRQTGIPDEVEPGLSVRHMGVNEKAVSSYLVSTYYSAAVLIPDALGVLENIQLGR comes from the coding sequence ATGGCGAATACGATGAACACGGGCAGCGGTGGTGGTGATGTGGAACAGCGGCAGATGAGCCTGGGGACGGACGCGGCCCGTCAGTTGGCGACGACGACGAAGTCGCGGCCGCAGATGTTGGGAATCTCCCCCCGGTGGCTGCTGCGCATGCTGCCCTGGGTCGAGGTGCCGGGTGGCGTGTACCGCGTCAACCGTCGCCTGACCTACTCCGTGGGTGATGGGCGCCTCAGCTTCTCCAACGTCGGCGCCCGGGTGGAGGTCATTCCCCAGGAGCTGCGGGAGCTGCCGCTGCTGCGCGAGGTCGAGGACGCCGAGGTGTTGTCCGCCCTGGCGGCCCGGTTCGTCCAGAGGGAGTTCAAGCCGGGCGAGCGGATCGTCGAGGCGGGTCAGCCCGCCGAGCAGGTGATCCTGCTCGCCCATGGCAAGGCCCAGAAGGTGGGCTGGGGCCAGTATGGCGACGAGGTCCTGCTGGAGACGCTCGCCGATGGCGATCACCTCGGGGACATGTCGGTGGTGGAGTCGAACGACCAGTGGAAGTTCACGGTCAAGGCGCTCACCCCGTGCACGGTGATGATGCTGCCGCAGCGGGTGTTCGAGGAGCTGATCAAACAGTCCGCGGTGCTGTCCGCTCACGTCGATCGGCTCAAGGAGCGGTTGAGCAAGCCCCAGGACAAGGCGGGACAGGCCGCCATCCAGCTCGCGGCGGGACACCACGGCGAGCCGGAGCTCCCGGGGACGTTCGTCGACTATGACCTCGAGCCCCGCGAGTATGAGCTGAGCCTGGCGCAGACCCTGCTCAAGGTGCATACCCGCGTGGCGGACGTGTTCAACGGCCCGATGAACCAGGTCGGGGAGCAGGTCCGGTTGACCATCGAGGCCCTGCGCGAGCGGCAGGAAGACGAGATGATCAACAACCGGGACTTCGGGCTGCTGCACAACGCGGACCTCAAGCAGCGCATCCACGCGCGCAGCGGGCCGCCCACGCCCGATGACCTGGACGATCTGCTCAGCCGGCGCAAGAAGTCACGGTTCTTCCTGGCCCATCCGCGCACCATCTCCGCGTTCGGTCAGGAGTGCACCCGGCGTGGGCTCTACCCGCCCATTGTCGAGGTGGAGGGCCGCAAGTTCATCGGCTGGCGCGGCGTTCCGTTGCTGCCCTGCGACAAGATTCCCATCTCCGAGTACGGCACGACCTCCATCCTCGTGCTCCGGACGGGGAAGGACGATCAAGGCGTCATCGGGCTGAGGCAGACGGGCATCCCGGATGAGGTCGAGCCGGGCCTCTCCGTGCGGCACATGGGCGTCAACGAGAAGGCGGTCTCCTCCTATCTCGTCAGCACCTACTACTCCGCGGCCGTGCTCATCCCCGACGCGCTCGGAGTCCTGGAGAACATTCAACTCGGGCGCTGA